The proteins below are encoded in one region of candidate division WOR-3 bacterium:
- the trmD gene encoding tRNA (guanosine(37)-N1)-methyltransferase TrmD codes for MEFQIISVLPEYFKGPLNCGTLRIAQEKGLIKIKIVNPRDFTTDGVVDDYQFGGGAGMVLKLEPLLKAIDSIRTEKSFIIYFTPTGRLLTQDYVKTLVEKENFIFICGRYKGIDERLGRLIPGEEISIGDYILSGGEAAALVLMEAITRLLPGVLSHIDSAKEDSLQNGLLAAPVYTRPANFKHLAVPETLLSGNHQAIARWRRKKAIELTLQKRPELLGEVIFSKDDLDILLEVLNDEKI; via the coding sequence ATGGAATTCCAGATCATCTCGGTCCTACCCGAATATTTTAAAGGTCCGCTGAATTGCGGGACATTGCGGATTGCTCAGGAAAAAGGGTTGATCAAGATAAAGATTGTCAATCCCCGGGATTTTACTACTGATGGAGTTGTGGACGATTACCAATTTGGCGGCGGCGCCGGAATGGTGTTAAAACTGGAACCGCTGTTAAAGGCGATAGATTCAATCAGAACCGAAAAATCTTTTATCATTTATTTCACTCCTACCGGTAGGTTGCTAACCCAAGATTATGTTAAAACCTTGGTGGAAAAAGAAAATTTCATTTTTATCTGTGGGCGTTATAAGGGGATTGACGAACGATTGGGCAGGCTGATACCCGGTGAAGAAATATCCATCGGTGATTATATTTTATCCGGCGGGGAAGCAGCAGCCCTTGTACTCATGGAGGCGATTACCCGGCTCCTGCCCGGAGTTTTAAGCCATATTGATTCGGCAAAAGAAGATTCTTTACAGAATGGACTTTTAGCCGCTCCGGTCTATACCCGTCCGGCAAATTTTAAACATCTGGCGGTTCCTGAGACATTGCTGAGCGGGAATCATCAGGCAATCGCCCGTTGGCGGCGTAAGAAGGCTATTGAGTTGACGCTGCAAAAAAGGCCGGAATTGCTCGGGGAAGTGATATTTTCCAAGGATGATCTTGATATATTACTGGAGGTGTTAAATGACGAAAAAATATGA
- the mltG gene encoding endolytic transglycosylase MltG, whose translation MKKSFFIFIFFLVLFLGWLQPFNFKEQTVEIPKHASARDVAAILSRNHILINPYEFLFWLKVLKKENRLRSGKHRLSVYKNPLYVINKLTRGGQTDILVTIPEGLIVAEVAQILYSKNVISNERDFCTLCYDRNFIKNLGFNLPSLEGYLFPDTYSFEENSEPATVIKKMLENLRMKLKHITPVPIESLHNTIILASLVEKEAKHDEERPIIARVFLNRLKLNRPLESCATVIYAFKLLNPDTVITYLREKDLKIPSPYNTYLNNGLPPGPICSPGINSIKAVLNPADVDYLYFVARGDGYHHFSKTYREHLQAMEYYNAKK comes from the coding sequence ATGAAAAAATCTTTTTTTATTTTCATTTTCTTTTTAGTCCTTTTTCTCGGCTGGCTCCAGCCTTTTAATTTTAAAGAACAGACGGTTGAAATCCCCAAACATGCATCTGCCCGAGATGTGGCTGCGATCTTGTCCCGCAATCATATTCTCATTAATCCCTATGAATTTCTTTTCTGGCTGAAAGTTCTAAAAAAAGAAAATCGCCTCCGCTCCGGTAAACACCGGTTGTCCGTTTATAAAAATCCCTTGTATGTAATAAACAAACTTACCCGCGGCGGGCAGACGGATATTTTAGTGACCATCCCTGAGGGATTGATTGTGGCGGAAGTCGCGCAGATTTTGTATTCCAAGAATGTGATTTCAAACGAAAGGGATTTTTGTACATTGTGCTACGACCGGAATTTTATAAAAAATCTGGGCTTCAATCTTCCTTCGCTGGAAGGCTATCTATTTCCGGATACTTACTCTTTTGAAGAAAACTCCGAACCAGCAACGGTGATAAAGAAGATGCTGGAGAATTTAAGAATGAAGTTGAAACATATTACTCCTGTACCCATCGAATCCCTCCATAATACAATAATCCTTGCCTCTTTGGTGGAAAAAGAAGCGAAGCACGATGAGGAAAGGCCAATCATCGCCCGGGTTTTTCTTAACCGCCTTAAATTAAATCGTCCGTTGGAATCCTGCGCGACGGTAATCTATGCATTTAAGTTGCTAAATCCTGATACCGTGATTACTTATCTCCGGGAAAAAGACCTGAAAATACCATCCCCCTACAATACCTATCTCAATAATGGACTACCCCCGGGACCGATCTGTTCGCCCGGTATCAATTCCATCAAGGCAGTGCTAAATCCTGCGGATGTGGACTATCTTTATTTCGTGGCACGTGGTGACGGATATCATCATTTTTCTAAGACCTATCGGGAACATCTCCAGGCAATGGAGTATTACAATGCTAAGAAGTGA
- a CDS encoding DUF4412 domain-containing protein, which produces MKKAFCLVLIALFTFPLILFAGVEWEAQTITKTKDKESKIIIKGYAQKGNVREEFVEVSEKENPLMKGGMYWLYLSDKNEIYIVDPENKEYYVMNIDSVSGLMSAVNRFVKFTISNPKIEMQELGTENILGVDCKHFKINLSYDMETKIMVMKVKTHNEESRELWTTTNHLEDISLNFTKKSISTGIADLDSLIRKEKDLFANLGFVLKSFVASKTFDAKGKIVSETTTETVIEKLAEKNLSEELFKIPSDYKKIEFKVNLENEE; this is translated from the coding sequence TTGAAGAAGGCTTTTTGCCTTGTCTTAATTGCTTTATTTACATTTCCATTAATCCTTTTTGCGGGTGTGGAATGGGAGGCACAGACAATAACGAAAACAAAAGATAAAGAATCAAAGATTATTATAAAGGGTTATGCCCAGAAAGGCAATGTGCGCGAGGAATTTGTTGAGGTTTCAGAAAAGGAAAATCCCCTCATGAAGGGAGGAATGTACTGGCTTTATCTGTCCGATAAAAATGAGATATATATTGTTGACCCCGAGAATAAAGAATATTATGTAATGAATATAGATTCCGTTTCCGGGCTTATGAGCGCTGTTAATAGGTTTGTCAAATTTACTATTTCCAATCCGAAGATTGAAATGCAGGAACTTGGAACAGAGAATATTTTGGGTGTTGATTGTAAACATTTTAAAATTAATCTTTCCTATGATATGGAAACGAAGATAATGGTTATGAAGGTGAAGACACACAATGAAGAATCAAGGGAATTGTGGACGACAACAAATCACCTTGAAGATATTTCGTTGAATTTCACTAAAAAATCTATATCTACAGGGATCGCCGATCTTGATTCATTGATTCGCAAGGAAAAAGATTTGTTTGCTAATCTGGGATTTGTATTGAAATCGTTCGTTGCTTCAAAGACATTTGATGCAAAAGGGAAAATTGTTTCAGAAACGACTACCGAAACAGTGATAGAAAAATTGGCAGAAAAAAATTTGAGCGAAGAACTTTTTAAGATTCCTTCAGATTATAAAAAGATTGAGTTCAAAGTGAACTTAGAAAATGAAGAATAA
- the rplS gene encoding 50S ribosomal protein L19: protein MTKKYDIRPGDLVKVYVKVVEGDKTRISPFQGVVIQIKGSGESKTFVVRKVSAGVGVERIFPLYSPMIADIEIKRRGKVRRARLTYLRNKKVKKLKTQAVVTPSPEAGVTAEEKKVESEG from the coding sequence ATGACGAAAAAATATGATATTAGACCTGGGGATTTGGTAAAGGTTTATGTAAAGGTTGTAGAAGGTGATAAAACTCGAATTTCGCCTTTCCAGGGAGTGGTGATACAAATAAAAGGGAGTGGGGAGAGCAAGACCTTTGTGGTCCGGAAGGTCTCCGCCGGCGTTGGGGTGGAAAGGATATTTCCTTTGTATTCACCGATGATTGCCGATATTGAGATTAAGCGTCGGGGCAAAGTGCGCCGCGCACGGCTTACTTATTTGCGCAATAAAAAGGTGAAAAAATTAAAGACCCAGGCTGTTGTCACACCATCTCCGGAAGCGGGGGTAACAGCCGAAGAGAAGAAAGTTGAATCCGAGGGTTGA
- a CDS encoding outer membrane beta-barrel protein — protein MKKLLILILLPIIFVFAQNELPLKTFFGLQTGINHSNFDPDDGAGNYSGLGFQIGLGMGMEFSQLFGIQITPMFKTTAFDRTVLNIEMGADYNNFYLPIVFQLKAGMLPVAPYLGLGFAGNFQLGGTAYIGSIKNSIDDLENDFLFLFSFGTDFKLVKAKITPEFSFNYNLTADDPDTQNRSENNYDFHFSLGIFYTP, from the coding sequence ATGAAGAAATTATTGATTTTAATCTTATTGCCGATAATTTTTGTTTTCGCACAGAATGAATTACCCCTAAAGACATTCTTTGGGCTTCAGACCGGAATCAATCATTCAAATTTTGACCCGGATGATGGTGCAGGAAATTATTCAGGATTGGGATTTCAAATAGGGCTTGGTATGGGAATGGAATTCTCACAACTATTTGGCATCCAGATAACACCAATGTTCAAGACGACCGCCTTTGATAGAACCGTATTAAATATTGAGATGGGTGCTGATTACAACAATTTTTATCTTCCCATTGTATTCCAGTTGAAAGCAGGAATGCTACCGGTTGCCCCATATCTTGGTCTGGGTTTTGCAGGGAATTTTCAACTTGGTGGAACCGCGTATATTGGTTCTATAAAAAACAGTATAGATGACCTTGAGAATGATTTTTTGTTTCTCTTTTCATTCGGCACAGATTTTAAACTGGTAAAGGCAAAGATTACTCCTGAGTTTTCTTTTAATTATAATCTTACTGCCGATGACCCGGATACCCAGAATCGTTCTGAAAACAATTACGATTTTCATTTCTCATTAGGGATTTTTTATACTCCATAA
- a CDS encoding YraN family protein — translation MLNKIQLGKKGEELARSFLNKRGFNIVDHNFRCRYGEIDLVLRKDKSYHFVEVKYRRTLEYGLPQESVNKRKQKKIQNVALLWLKKRHLPMDSEIHFDVLAISQSIQGIEYEYIEDAF, via the coding sequence ATGCTAAATAAAATCCAATTAGGCAAAAAGGGTGAAGAACTCGCCCGGTCTTTTTTAAACAAAAGAGGTTTCAATATCGTGGATCACAATTTTCGCTGTCGTTATGGAGAGATCGATCTGGTTTTAAGAAAAGATAAATCCTACCACTTTGTGGAAGTGAAATACCGGCGCACCCTGGAATATGGGTTGCCTCAGGAATCGGTCAATAAGAGAAAACAGAAAAAGATCCAGAATGTTGCCCTTTTGTGGTTGAAGAAAAGGCACCTGCCTATGGATAGCGAAATCCACTTTGATGTCTTAGCAATAAGTCAGAGTATCCAGGGCATTGAATACGAATATATTGAAGATGCATTTTAA
- the rpsP gene encoding 30S ribosomal protein S16: MVKIRLTRMGRHNSPFYRIVAIDSRKARDGEYIENLGYYDPRTKNLQLKRDRVEYWLAKGAKPTDTVAKLISKAKGGSS, from the coding sequence ATGGTTAAGATTCGGTTAACGCGCATGGGTAGGCACAATTCTCCTTTTTACCGAATTGTGGCTATAGATTCCCGAAAGGCAAGAGATGGTGAATACATAGAGAACCTTGGTTATTACGATCCCAGAACCAAAAATCTGCAATTAAAACGGGATCGCGTTGAGTACTGGTTAGCTAAGGGAGCTAAGCCTACCGATACGGTGGCTAAGTTAATTTCTAAAGCAAAAGGAGGTTCATCATGA
- a CDS encoding sensor domain-containing diguanylate cyclase: MKILVYQPELGDKEKILACLKKLQFDVACVKNAAAIMSLVKKEQVDILVVPAHARKVIKTLDRINANIPIILTLSQKDSLRYENIVVPDTIGIMRPPYSFSTFKKLIAKAVVRRKQYLSNIKTLESLKKKIKEMETLNEIVRAINSSLEPKEILKIIMEKTADFIKAEGWSILLIDKARQELVFEAAAGAAGEKLIGMRLKINQGVAGWVARTGRSLIVEDVTKDSRFYDGIDKQTKFTTKSILCVPMKSRDEIIGVVEVINKIGGEPFTKDDLAIFENLVQHVTIALRNAQMYRKMEETTITDDLTKLYNTRYCNQVLDELIKQRLKTKAKISLIFFDVDFFKLVDDNYGHLVGSETLRLIGERAKSVIRERDIAVRYGGDEYIIILPDADKPTAAIIAERIRKAIEEKPFPAQEGKYFNITVTLGVATFPEDALTRDELIGKADKAMYEGKLSGRNKVVVV; this comes from the coding sequence ATGAAAATTTTAGTGTATCAACCAGAACTTGGGGATAAAGAAAAAATTTTAGCATGCCTGAAAAAACTCCAGTTTGATGTAGCATGCGTGAAGAATGCGGCGGCAATAATGTCGTTAGTAAAAAAAGAACAAGTAGATATCCTCGTCGTTCCCGCGCATGCCCGGAAGGTGATAAAGACTCTCGACAGGATAAATGCAAACATTCCAATCATTTTGACTTTGTCCCAAAAAGATAGCCTCCGCTATGAAAATATTGTAGTTCCAGATACGATTGGTATAATGAGACCACCTTATTCTTTTAGTACTTTTAAAAAATTGATTGCCAAGGCTGTTGTGCGCCGCAAACAATATCTTTCTAACATCAAGACCCTCGAATCCCTCAAAAAGAAAATCAAGGAGATGGAAACCTTAAATGAAATCGTCCGGGCAATCAACTCATCGCTCGAACCCAAAGAGATCCTGAAGATAATCATGGAGAAGACGGCCGATTTTATCAAAGCCGAGGGCTGGTCAATTTTGCTCATTGATAAAGCACGCCAGGAACTGGTTTTTGAGGCTGCTGCTGGGGCTGCGGGTGAAAAATTGATCGGGATGAGGTTGAAGATTAATCAGGGTGTCGCGGGCTGGGTTGCCCGAACAGGCAGATCATTAATTGTAGAGGATGTGACCAAAGATTCACGATTTTATGATGGCATCGATAAGCAGACTAAATTTACCACCAAATCCATCCTCTGCGTCCCGATGAAAAGCCGGGATGAGATAATTGGGGTGGTGGAAGTGATTAACAAAATTGGGGGTGAACCTTTCACGAAGGATGACCTCGCAATATTTGAGAATCTTGTTCAGCATGTGACCATTGCCCTGCGCAATGCCCAGATGTATCGGAAGATGGAAGAGACCACCATTACTGATGACCTCACAAAGTTATACAACACTCGTTACTGCAACCAGGTGCTCGATGAATTGATCAAACAGCGCCTGAAAACCAAGGCGAAGATTTCTTTGATTTTCTTTGATGTTGATTTCTTTAAACTCGTTGATGATAATTATGGACATCTGGTGGGAAGTGAAACTTTAAGACTCATTGGGGAAAGGGCAAAGAGTGTGATTCGGGAACGGGATATTGCAGTTCGGTACGGCGGAGATGAATATATCATTATTCTTCCGGATGCCGACAAGCCCACCGCTGCGATCATTGCCGAACGGATTAGAAAGGCGATTGAAGAAAAACCATTTCCGGCGCAGGAGGGAAAATATTTCAATATCACCGTCACCCTGGGGGTTGCCACTTTTCCTGAAGATGCCCTGACCCGGGATGAATTGATTGGCAAGGCAGATAAGGCAATGTACGAAGGAAAACTTTCTGGTCGGAATAAGGTGGTGGTGGTTTAA
- a CDS encoding KH domain-containing protein, whose protein sequence is MKELIEYIVKGLVDNPDKVSIKEVAGEKSIIYELRVGEGDLGKVIGKEGRTAKAIRTIITAAAMKQGKRAVLEIIE, encoded by the coding sequence ATGAAAGAGCTTATAGAATATATTGTTAAAGGGCTTGTGGATAATCCCGATAAAGTCAGCATCAAAGAGGTTGCTGGCGAAAAAAGCATAATATATGAACTTAGAGTCGGCGAAGGTGATCTTGGCAAGGTTATCGGTAAAGAAGGGAGAACGGCGAAGGCAATTCGCACAATCATCACCGCCGCTGCCATGAAACAGGGAAAACGCGCGGTATTAGAGATCATCGAATAA
- a CDS encoding HEAT repeat domain-containing protein: MHDYIEIFEEYDSIYDASERFIADLKDEDSYVRRYAAEALGKIGDNRAVEPLIAALKDEDSDVRRYAEEALKKIG; this comes from the coding sequence ATGCATGATTACATAGAAATATTTGAAGAATATGATTCAATCTATGATGCCTCAGAAAGATTCATTGCAGATCTTAAAGATGAAGATAGTTATGTGCGAAGGTATGCCGCAGAGGCATTGGGCAAAATAGGCGATAACCGTGCCGTAGAACCGCTAATTGCAGCACTTAAAGATGAAGATAGTGATGTGCGAAGGTATGCCGAAGAGGCATTAAAGAAAATAGGTTGA
- a CDS encoding ribonuclease HII, translating into MNPRVDKKFWEDFELVAGCDEAGRGPLAGPVVAAAVILPKFFFHPEIDDSKKLTPQKREKLFYLIQRSAVSFAFGIVPPEIIDEINILQATKLAMREAINGLRPQPEVVLIDALELEGLEIAQYSIIRGDRLSISIAAASILAKVKRDMIMLEYHRQYPWYGFDKNKGYPTSYHRQCLRKYGPSPIHRKSFRLSDAK; encoded by the coding sequence TTGAATCCGAGGGTTGATAAAAAATTTTGGGAAGATTTTGAGTTGGTGGCAGGCTGTGATGAAGCCGGCAGGGGACCACTTGCAGGGCCAGTGGTTGCCGCGGCGGTAATTCTACCAAAATTTTTTTTCCATCCGGAGATCGATGATTCCAAAAAACTCACACCCCAAAAAAGAGAAAAACTTTTTTATTTGATTCAGAGATCGGCAGTCAGTTTTGCTTTCGGCATCGTGCCGCCGGAAATAATTGATGAAATAAACATCCTGCAGGCAACAAAATTGGCAATGCGGGAGGCGATAAATGGATTGCGACCCCAACCAGAAGTGGTTTTGATCGATGCCTTAGAATTAGAAGGACTGGAGATAGCCCAATATTCTATTATCCGGGGTGATCGTTTGAGTATCAGCATTGCTGCGGCTTCGATTCTGGCAAAGGTAAAACGGGATATGATAATGCTGGAATATCATCGACAGTACCCTTGGTATGGATTTGACAAAAATAAAGGTTATCCCACCTCTTACCATCGGCAATGTCTCCGAAAATATGGACCCTCGCCCATTCACCGCAAGAGTTTTAGATTATCCGATGCTAAATAA
- a CDS encoding FlgD immunoglobulin-like domain containing protein, with product MKRREFLKILLGSTAGALFNRTFSKSLLSALTTSRYLPPPQINNFSAEIVLNSRRSYHSGYTSTLSDQILANILWAASRAPLIGTDRIIYVARSDNVYRYDPSIHDLILHLSGNHKSEANAAFEVGIASDIPEDAGTAIQYALLASISFWNTNTNQPASCPKESATTNANSTWNPALTVQMVNVYGLMSSVSGITSECVAHSSNGSLPDPNTNGTVILENALANLKYGNLFSDTELNLNQLSQLAWASYGNTPHMTSNNRAGITVPSAVANYYLTGRIYIVRSVGVERYHIRLPSGSASSRDHRIERVTDGDRRPQLRSAIPRLPQTAPNYFVYCATTASRYQLLEAGFAGASALLQATCINLQGYFTANFSSSERTAIINALGIPTTDLPLFIFSAGQEYVGIKEQESKTQGILSLNPNPFRDKVKIHYQLNNSSRVNIAIYDTSGNLVKNLHNDFQPAGKYTIFWDGKNQSGKKIPSGVYFIILNAGEKIYKEKLTKI from the coding sequence ATGAAAAGGCGAGAATTTCTAAAGATACTTTTGGGGAGCACCGCAGGTGCACTTTTCAACCGGACATTCAGCAAATCCCTCTTATCTGCCCTAACCACATCCCGCTATTTACCACCACCGCAGATTAACAATTTCTCTGCTGAGATTGTATTGAACAGCCGTCGCTCCTATCATAGCGGCTATACCAGCACCCTCTCGGACCAGATACTTGCTAATATTTTGTGGGCCGCTTCGCGCGCTCCATTGATTGGTACCGATAGAATTATTTATGTTGCCCGCAGCGACAATGTCTATCGCTATGACCCTAGTATTCATGATCTCATCCTTCATTTGTCCGGTAATCACAAATCCGAAGCGAATGCAGCTTTTGAAGTCGGAATCGCCAGTGATATTCCTGAAGATGCAGGCACCGCCATTCAATATGCACTCCTTGCTTCTATTTCTTTCTGGAACACCAATACCAATCAACCCGCCAGTTGCCCAAAAGAGAGTGCAACAACCAATGCAAATAGTACCTGGAATCCAGCCCTAACTGTTCAGATGGTCAATGTTTATGGATTGATGAGTTCGGTAAGTGGAATAACTTCAGAATGCGTCGCCCATTCTTCAAATGGTTCTTTACCTGACCCGAATACCAATGGCACGGTGATACTTGAAAATGCCTTGGCAAATCTGAAGTATGGAAATCTATTTAGTGATACCGAGCTGAATCTTAATCAATTATCCCAGCTTGCCTGGGCATCGTATGGCAACACACCGCATATGACATCTAATAATCGTGCAGGTATTACGGTTCCGTCTGCTGTAGCAAATTATTATCTCACAGGCAGGATATATATTGTTCGCTCGGTGGGTGTTGAAAGATACCATATCCGACTCCCTTCAGGAAGTGCAAGTTCTCGTGACCATCGGATTGAAAGGGTAACGGATGGTGATAGAAGACCCCAGCTTAGAAGTGCAATTCCACGATTACCTCAGACCGCGCCAAATTATTTTGTCTATTGTGCTACGACTGCGAGTAGATATCAATTACTTGAAGCGGGTTTTGCCGGGGCGAGTGCTCTTTTACAGGCAACATGTATAAATCTACAGGGTTATTTTACTGCAAACTTCTCTTCAAGTGAGCGGACTGCTATCATAAATGCCCTTGGCATACCGACGACCGATCTGCCATTATTTATATTTTCTGCAGGGCAGGAGTATGTGGGGATAAAGGAGCAGGAATCAAAAACTCAAGGAATTCTTTCGTTAAATCCGAATCCCTTTCGTGATAAAGTTAAAATCCATTATCAATTGAATAATAGCTCAAGGGTGAATATTGCAATTTATGATACATCAGGTAATCTTGTAAAAAATCTGCATAATGATTTTCAGCCTGCTGGTAAATATACAATCTTCTGGGATGGAAAAAATCAAAGCGGTAAAAAGATTCCCAGCGGGGTTTATTTTATAATATTGAATGCGGGAGAAAAAATCTATAAAGAAAAACTGACGAAGATATAA
- the ruvX gene encoding Holliday junction resolvase RuvX, which yields MKIMAIDYGKKRAGIALTDPLGIIAQPLLTISYKSERELIQRLKCLCAENNVGLILVGNPHRADGSASEMSEEVKRFARKLKKVLAIDVQFWDERYTSKLAQGFLKEYGIKSKDLDRIAASLMLEEYLRWKGNVNSKC from the coding sequence ATGAAGATTATGGCGATTGATTATGGGAAAAAACGTGCCGGAATTGCACTCACCGATCCACTTGGAATAATTGCCCAACCTTTGCTTACCATCTCTTATAAATCGGAACGCGAACTCATCCAACGACTTAAGTGTCTCTGCGCGGAAAATAATGTGGGTTTGATTTTGGTCGGTAATCCCCATCGGGCAGATGGGAGTGCGAGTGAAATGTCGGAAGAGGTAAAGCGATTTGCCAGAAAATTGAAAAAGGTTTTGGCGATCGATGTGCAATTCTGGGATGAACGTTATACCAGTAAACTCGCCCAGGGTTTTCTGAAGGAATATGGGATAAAAAGCAAAGATCTGGACCGGATTGCAGCTTCCTTGATGCTGGAAGAGTATCTTCGTTGGAAAGGAAATGTAAATAGCAAATGTTGA